In Manis pentadactyla isolate mManPen7 chromosome 3, mManPen7.hap1, whole genome shotgun sequence, a single window of DNA contains:
- the FPGS gene encoding folylpolyglutamate synthase, mitochondrial isoform X3, with protein MAFGGSLLVPRAPWAALIGGGRRRGGAGLLRPSPGPLPCAVTMSQARRHLRAALFLAAASQRGATTGTAARRGLAAWPAPQEPGMEYQDAVRTLNTLQTNAGYLEQVKRQRGDPQTQLEAMKLYLARSGLQVEDLDRLNIIHVTGTKGKGSTCAFTECILRSYGLKTGFFSSPHLVQVRERIRINGQPISPELFTKHFWRLYHRLEETKDGSNCVSMPAYFRFLTLMAFHVFLQEKVDLAVMEVGIGGAYDCTNIIRKPVVCGVSSLGIDHTSLLGDTVEKIAWQKGGIFKRGVPAFTVVQPDGSLAVLRDRAQQISCPLYLCPPLEALEEGGPPLILGLEGEHQRSNAALASQLARCWLQQKAHQGIGELKASRPSLLWQLPLAPVFQLTAHMQHGLRNTEWLGRTQVLRRGPLTWYLDGAHTASSVQACVRWFRQALRRERRGGLPEVRVLLFNSTGDRDPAALLKLLQPCQFDYAVFCPNLTELSSISNADQQNFTVTLDQVLLRCLEHHQHWSLLDEEQASPNVWNTPNGEPGDPASLLLAPHPPHTYSPSSLVFGCISHALQWISQGRDPVFQSPGPPQDVLAHPVAGSGGSGASALHEAAAIHVLVTGSLHLVGGVLKLLEPSLSQ; from the exons ATGGCATTCGGCGGATCCTTATTGGTTCCAAGGGCTCCTTGGGCGGCGCTGATTGGCGGAGGGCGGAGGCGAGGCGGGGCGGGGCTTCTCCGTCCCAGTCCTGGCCCTCTCCCCTGCGCTGTGACTATGTCGCAGGCACGGCGCCACTTGCGCGCCGCTCTCTTCCTAGCCGCAGCTTCTCAGCGCGGTGCAACGACCGGGACCGCAGCGCGGCGAGGGTTGGCCGCGTGGCCCGCGCCTCAGGAGCCCGGCATGGAGTACCAG GATGCTGTGCGGACACTCAACACCCTGCAGACCAATGCCGGCTACCTGGAGCAGGTGAAGCGCCAGCGAGGTGACCCCCAGACCCAGCTGGAAGCCATGAAGCTGTACTTGGCACGGAGTGGGCTGCAG GTGGAGGACTTGGACAGGCTGAACATCATTCATGTCACTGGGACCAAGGGGAAG GGCTCCACCTGTGCCTTCACTGAGTGTATCCTCCGAAGCTATGGCCTGAAGACGGGATTCTTTAG CTCTCCCCACCTGGTGCAGGTGCGTGAGCGGATCCGCATCAACGGGCAGCCCATAAGCCCCGAGCTCTTCACCAAGCACTTCTGGCGCCTCTACCACCGGCTGGAGGAGACCAAG GACGGCAGCAACTGTGTCTCCATGCCTGCCTACTTCCGCTTCCTCACGCTCATGGCCTTCCACGTCTTCCTCCAGGAGAAG GTGGACCTGGCAGTGATGGAAGTGGGCATTGGCGGAGCTTACGACTGCACCAATATCATCAG GAAGCCTGTGGTGTGTGGGGTCTCCTCTCTTGGCATCGACCACACAAGCCTTCTGGGGGACACAGTGGAGAAGATCGCATGGCAGAAAGGGGGCATTTTCAAG CGTGGCGTCCCCGCCTTCACCGTTGTCCAGCCTGATGGTTCCCTGGCAGTGCTGCGGGACCGTGCCCAGCAGATCTCA TGTCCTCTCTACCTGTGCCCACCACTGGAAGCCCTGGAGGAAGGGGGGCCACCACTGATCCTGGGCCTGGAGGGAGAGCACCAGCGGTCTAACGCCGCCTTGGCCTCGCAGCTGGCTCGCTGCTGGCTGCAGCAAAAGGCTCACCAGG GCATTGGGGAGCTGAAGGCATCCAGGCCAAGCCTCCTGTGGCAGCTGCCCCTGGCACCTGTGTTCCAGCTCACGGCCCACATGCAGCACG GGCTTCGGAACACAGAGTGGCTGGGCCGGACGCAGGTGCTGCGACGCGGACCCCTCACCTGGTACCTGGACGGCGCGCACACCGCCAGCAGCGTGCAGGCCTGCGTGCGTTGGTTCCGCCAGGCTCTCCGTCGCGAGAGGCGGGGCGG CCTGCCTGAGGTGCGTGTCTTGCTCTTCAACTCCACCGGGGACCGGGATCCCGCGGCCCTGCTGAAGCTGCTGCAg CCCTGTCAGTTTGACTACGCCGTCTTCTGCCCAAACCTAACAGAGCTGTCATCAATCAGCAATGCAG ACCAGCAGAACTTCACAGTGACGCTGGACCAGGTGCTACTCCGCTGCCTTGAACACCATCAACACTGGAGCCTCCTGGATGAGGAGCAGGCCAGCCCGAACGTCTGGAACACCCCCAACGGAGAGCCTGGTGACCCCGCCTCCCTGCTGCTGGCACCCCATCCACCGCACACCTACAGCCCCAGCTCCCTTGTCTTCGGCTGCATCTCCCACGCCTTGCAGTGGATCAGCCAAGGCCGGGACCCTGTCTTTCAGTCACCTGGTCCCCCGCAGGACGTCCTCGCCCACCCTGTGGCCGGCAGTGGGGGCAGTGGGGCCAGTGCGCTCCACGAGGCTGCTGCCATCCACGTGCTGGTCACGGGCAGCCTGCACCTGGTGGGCGGTGTCCTGAAGCTGCTGGAGCCCTCCCTGTCCCAGTAA